The Spirosoma sp. SC4-14 DNA window GACCTCAGCGGGCAACCAGACACAGGCAAAAACCCTGAAAAATGCCTTAAAGCTCAAAACCCTGCTGAATGTTGATATACCTATCTACAAAGGCTGCGACAAACCGCTGTTTCGCGACCTGATCATTGCCGATTATGTGCATGGTGAAATGGGTATGGATGGCCCCATCTTACCCGAACCCGAGATTAAGCCCGAATCGACGTCGGCGATCGAAGCCATGGCCCAAATCCTGACCGAATCCGAAGAGAACATTACGCTGGTGCCCACGGGACCGCTGACCAATATTGCTACATTCCTGCTGGCTTTTCCACATCTGAAATCGAAAATCGAGCGGATTTCGCTGATGGGCGGTGGCGGCTTTCGGGGCAATATGACCCCTACCGCCGAGTTCAATATTTATGTCGATCCCGAAGCCGCTTCAATTGTCTTTCACTCGGGCGTGCCCATTACCATGTGCGGACTCGATGTGACGCATAAAGCACTGGTTTTTCAGGACGATATTGAGCGGTTTCGGTCGGCGGGTAACCGAACCGGTGTTGTCATTGCCGAACTCATGGATTTCTTTTCCATTTTCTACCGACGCGAACGACCCGAGCTGGAAGGTGGCGCGGCTCTGCATGATCCCTGCGCCATTGCCTGGCTCATTGATCCGTCGATGTTTCAGTCGAAAGCCTGCCATGTGGATGTGGAGCTTACGGGAAAACTAACGACTGGCACTACGGTTGTCGACTTTTTCGATGTCTGGAAAAAAACGCCCAATACGGAGTTCGTGTATGATGTGGACCGGCAGATGTACATCGACCTGATCTACAACGCCATTCTGTCGCTTCCATAGCCGACTCTACCGCCCAAAACCTAAAAGGCTTCAGAACCCTTTTAGGTTTTTTTATTCCTGCGCCACAAGCTTAGAATTTGCTTAATATCATAACACACTGGCCTACTGCTGGTTTTCCTAAAGAGATCAGCATAAAAACGGACCAGCGATATGGAGCAGAACATGGGCAACCGGGGTGTTACGCGTCCGATGATGCATGACCCCAATGGGCAGCCGAAAGGCGAACCTAACGGTCAGATGAAAGGCATGGGGCATCAGGATCAGGAACATAGCATGATGCACATGGACCCCAAGCAACGGCTGGATATGTTGCATAAGCATCATATGCAGACGTTATGGATCTACTGGCTGGTTGTTCTGCTAGGCTTCTGGGTGCTGCTGGCTCCGCTTACGTTCGATTATGGTAAAAACCCCGTGATGCCCAGTGGGGGTCGGTCGGTATGGCTACCCCTGGCCGAGCGTGTGCAGGCACTCCGGTGGAGCGACATTGTCAGTGGTATTCTGCTGATCATTTTCGGCTATCGATCGCTAACACCTAACCGGCCCATCAGTGTCTGGATCTGCTGTTTTGTGGGCATCTGGCTCAGCATGGCTCCGCTCGTTTTGTGGTCGCCGTCGGCAGCGGCTTATCTGAACGATACGTTGGTAGGTGTATTGGTTATTGGCTTTACGGTGCTGGTTCCGGGTATGCCCAACATGATTCTGTATATGGAAATGGGCCCCGACACGCCCCCCGGCTGGAGCTATAACCCATCGAGTTGGCCGCAGCGCTGGATTATGATTGTTGCGGGGTTTATGGGCTGGGTAGTGTCGCGCTACCTGGCTGCCTTTCAACTTGGCTACCTCGATCATCCCTGGGACCCATTCTTTGGGCAAAGCACCGTTAACGTACTCAATTCGGCTATGTCGCATTCGCTACCCGTTTCCGATGCTGGTTTAGGGTCGTTTGCCTATACGTTTGAATTTCTGATGGGCTGGATGGGCAGTTCGGCGCGTTGGCGTACCATGCCCTGGATGGTTACTTTCTTCGGTATTCTGGTTATCCCATTAGGGCTGGTGCATATATTTCTGGTCATTTCTCAGCCATTGGTAGTAGGCTACTGGTGCTCTTTCTGCATTCTGGCAGCTTTGATTATGCTGCCTATGATTCCGCTGGAGGTCGATGAAGTGATTGCTATGGTTCAGTACATGAAGCAAGCCACCCAAAAGGGAGGTCGTTTCTGGACGGTTTTCTGGAAAGGGGGAGGGGTAGACGAAGGCGAAATGGATAAACGATCGCCCGAACTCGTAACCTTTCCAGATCAGCAGGGTGCCGTTTTTCAGGCGTCGATATGGGGCATGAGCTTTCCGTGGACCTTAACGGTATCGATGCTTTTAGGCATCTGGCTTGTTTTCTCTCCTTATGTAGTTGGCGTTCCTATTCAAACAGCAGCGGCCAGTTTAAACCACCTCTGTGGTGCATTGGTTGTGGTGGTATCCGTAATCAGTATGGGCGAAGTGCTGCGGATTGGTCGCTACCTGAATGTAATGCTGGGGGTAGCCATTGCCGGTGGAATCTGGTTTGCCGGTAACGCACCTATTGCCCTGTCCATCAATGATCTGGTAGCTGGCTTGTTGATTGTGGCGCTCGCTATTCCGCGTGGGCTTATTACCGAGCAATACGGTAGTTGGGATAAGTATGTAAAGTGAATTTCGGCTGTAAGTCCTGTCGAAACTAAATTGAAAAATTATGGTAAATCAGAAAAAGGTAATTATCGTTACCGGAAGCAGTGGGCTGATAGGTAGTGAGTTGATTCGCAAACTGGCGTCTACATACACCATGGTTGGTTTCGATCGGGCGGGGCCGCCCTATCCACCCAAAGAAGCCGTCTGCATTTCGGCCGATATGACCGACAAAAGCAGTATCGAAGCGGCACTGGCGCAGGTGCGCGGGCAGTTCGGACATCATATTGTTTCGGTAGTTCATTTAGCGGCCTACTACGATTTTTCTGGTGAACCAAGTCCACTCTACGAAAAACTCACTGTTCAGGGTACAAAACATCTGCTGGAAGCACTACAGCCGTTTGAAGTGGAGCAATTTGTTTTTTCGAGTAGTATGCTCATCTATAAACCGACCACACCGGGGCACCCGCTCAATGAAAACGCTCCGGTAGAGCCTGCCTGGGATTACCCCAAATCGAAAGTCAAAACGGAACAGCTCATTCATGATTTGCATGGACACATTCCGTCGGTAATTCTGCGAATTGCGGGGCTGTATACCGAAATGGGGCATTCGGTGCCGGTGGTGCATCAGATTCAGCGCATTTATGAGCGAACATTGACGAGTCATTTCTACTCGGGCGATACCGATTCCGGTAATGCCTACGTGCATCTGGACGATGTGGTGGAGGCTATTGCATTAACGATCGACAAGCGCCACGAACTTGGATCGGAAGCGGTGTTTAATATCGGTGAAGAAAAGTCGGTTAGTTATGCTGAGATTCAGGAAACGACCGGGCAGGTTCTGTACGGAACCGACTGGACAACCATTGAACTACCAAAACTGCTGGCCAAAGTCGGTGCGTATGCGCAGGATTTGGTTGGCGATCCATTCATAAAACCCTGGATGATCGACCGCGCCGACGATCATTACGAACTCAACATCGACCGGGCAAAACAGCAGCTAGGCTGGCAACCCAGGCATAGCCTGAGCAAAACTCTGCCCCTTATTGTCGAAAACCTGAAACAAACCCCCAACCAGTGGTATAAAGAAAACGGCCTGGAACTGCCAGCAGAGCAGGAGAGATAGCCGGTATTCGGTTTACGGTTGCTCCGCATTAAAGCAAGCTAACAGGCGGAGCAACCGTAAACCGAATACCGTACTCATTTTCCCCATAACACTCCCGCTACCAGCGCCAGGGCGAAAGCAGTGATGGGGGCTTTGTTTTTCGAGAGCCAGAACTGCGGGCTAAACGACCACGACTGGCTGGTGAAGGGCCCATGAGCACCATGATCGCCAGGGAGTGGTTCCCATAAATTATCGGGCCGGGTTGGGTCTTCGGGTTCGTTGGTCATTTGCCCTTTGTAGCCGCTTCGGGCTAGTTCCCAGTCGCCAATCGATGGGGCAATTTTGTTGCCCACAATGGCTTCAACGGTAGGCCAGCCAACATAGAGTTCGCGGTGGTCACTTTCGCTGGCATAGACGATGGCGCGTGCCGCTACTTCAGGCTCATAAATAGTACCCATCGGCTTCGGTTTTTTGGGTAGTTTACTTCGAACAAACCCAAACTGTGTTGTATTCATGGCAGGCAATTGCACCATACAGGTATGAATGCCGCTTTTTTCGTGCAATAGTTCGGCCCGCAGCGAATCATAAAAGCCCTGAATAGCGTGTTTTGACCCGCAATAAGCCGATTGCAGCGGAATACCCCGGTAGGCCAGCGCCGACCCAACAAAAATAATGCTTCCCCGGTTGCGGGGGCGCATCCGTTTCAGCGCGGCCAGCGCACCATATACCTGCCCCAGGTAGGTTACTTCCGTTACGCGCTTATATTCTTCGGGCTTCATCTCGCTAATGGGCGAAAAAACACTATTCATGGCGTTGTTAACCCATACATCGATCGGGCCAAATGTAGCCTCAATTTCATCGGCGGCCTTGTCGACAGCATCGGCATTGGCTACATCAAGTGGACAGATAAGGGCACGTCCACCGCAGGCTTCAACTTCACGTTTGGCTCCTTCGAGGCCTTCAAGACCGCGGGCAATCAGTCCAATATTAGCTCCTTGCTTCGCAAATTCACGAACAATGGCCCGACCCAGACCGGCCGAGGCTCCCGTAACAACAACAACTTTTTTGGTTTTCATAACGACGTATTTTGACGGCGGGTAAAATCCACCAATGGAGAATAGCGTAGCGGGCTAGTGCCAAACTACTTGTCGGAATGCATTAGCAACGAACGCCAGCCACCGCCGAACCGTTGATGAATCTTGCCCTTCACCAACGATAAGCTTACCAGCAGTGCCCCGGCCAGCATTTCGTTCAGAACAGCCGCTGAATCCTGATAGCCCAGTATCCAGGGGGCCATCAGTAGCCAGAAACCAACCAGCGTATTTACATATCGGAAACTGCGAACCGATTCGCTCATGGCAATAATAGCTACCGAGGCTGCCACTGGTCCGGCAATGTGTTCATTTATCGCGGCTTTCTGATCCAGATGAAGTATATCTGGTGATGCAGTAAGCCAGATACCGATCAGCGTATTGATAAGGCGTGCCAGCATAGTCAGTTTATGGTCGAACTTAGGTCCGTGTCTCCCCAAAATGCTTTCCAGACCGAATAGCCGCTGCGTTTTACCCGTTGGAGATAAAGCAGGCTGGCCAGAATTTCGTCCATAGCTGGACCAATCATAAATATAGAAAGTACGGCCGAAGCCAGACACAGACTGCACCAGGCATGAAAGAAAACTGGTTGGGCAATAACCAGAAACAAACTGGTGATGCCCAGCGGGCCCACAGCTATACCGAAAAGAATAACAATCCAGGGCATCGTTTTCCAGCGTCGGGTATTGCCAATAATACCGCTGATGGCATCGAGCAGATAACCAATGGAGCCCAGAAGCGCATCGGGAATCGGTAATATGCGGGAAAAGGTTGAGTGCAGGATGGTAGCACTGGAAGCAGACCCAAAAAATGGGTCCCAAACAGTAGAAATAACCTGCAACTGATATAAACCCAGATAAAGGGATATCCCCATACCAATGAGGGCAATGGCCAGAAGCGGAATCCGTTGCCCCCAGGTCGATGGGTTATAGCTCCATCCGGGTGGAATGCCGGTTTCACTGGTAATAGGATACGTTTCGGTTGTCATTCGTCATTGGTGATTCGTCATCGGTCATTAGGAAAAGATACTAATGACCAGTTTCCAATGACTAATGACAATTGCCCCGTCGTTACTACACTAGCTGGTGATCCACTGGCGGGCCTTTTCTTTTTCGGAGGGCGAAAACTGTTTGGCATCCAGATTAGGAAGCATATTGGCCACAAAAGCCGGCAGATTAGTCCAGCTTTTGTCGGAAACAAGAGCCGCCTTTTCAAAATCGCCCAGGTGGGTAACATCGAACTTCAGATCCTGTAATGCTGCCTTCAAGGTGATAGCGTCTACATCTTCATATTCGATATAAACACGGAGCTTGTCGGTTGCATGGCTTTTCTGATCGAGCAACGTAGCCCAGGGCTTAATGTCGGCTTCCGTAATTTTGTCGGTCATGCGCAGGCCGACGATGTTATCTGATTGAAAATCAATAGGCTGTATCATAGCAGTTGAGTTTACTTTTATCGGCCATTGGAGGTTGGTCATTGGTAGCTGATGAGTAGGGAAATGGAAGCAAACAACCACTGACCGATAACTAGTGACCAATAACTTCTACCCAATGACTACTTCTACCCAATGACTAATAGTATAACTGGTTTGAAACAGTTATGGCCTGCCTTTTTGCCGATTAAATCAGTAAAATTAGGCTCTGGACCGTTGGCGAATCAGTAGCTAGAAATAATGACAAAGATTCAAAATAGTACTATCTGAGGAGATGTGACTAGTAATTGCCTGGTAATTAGGGTGTTGCTTTGGGGCGTTGTAGGATGCCAGAACTATTTTGCTAGTTTAGGCCATGAGCAGAGCTATTAAAATTTGATTAAGCAGCAGGCTCGACAGGTATAATTTTAGTTACACCTGAAGAGAAATTACTGCTGTAATTCTTTTTTTTAGACTCTTACTCAAACTGTTATGGCAAAACTGGTAAGCGATTTTATTATTGATCGACTGAGCGAATGGGGTATCAACCGGATCTTCGGATTTCCGGGCGATGGTATCAACGGCGTAATGGGCGCTCTGGATCGGGCCGAAGGAAAAATCGATTTTATTCAGGTTCGGCACGAAGAAATGGCCGCGTTTATGGCCTGTGCCCATTCCAAGTTTACGGGTGAAGTCGGTGTTTGTATGGCCACTTCCGGCCCCGGTGCTATTCATCTGCTGAATGGATTATACGATGCCAAAATGGATCATCAGTCCGTTGTGGCCATTGTGGGGCAACAGGCCCGTACTGCTTTAGGTGGTAGTTATCAACAGGAAGTCGATCTGATTTCACTTTATAAAGACGTTGCTGGCGAGTATGTACACATGATTACTGACCCTGCGCAGGCCCGGCAGGTTATCGACCGCGCCATTCGGATTGCCAAAGCCGAACGCACCGTTACCTGCGTCATCATTCCTAACGATGTGCAGGAACTGGATGCAGTAGAAAGTCCACCGCGGATTCATGGTACGGTCTTTACGGGGGTTGGCCATGCTAAACAACATACGGTTCCGCCGAAAAGTGAACTGGAAAAAGCGGCACAAGTGCTTAACGAAGGCAAAAAAGTAGCCATTCTGATTGGAGCCGGCGCTTTTGGGGCTGCTACGGAAGTGAAAGAAATTGCCGAAAAGCTGGGCGCTGGTGTGGCCAAAGCCTTGCTGGGCAAAGCCGCTCTGCCCGACGATTTGCCCTATGTTACGGGGCCGATTGGCCTGCTGGGTTCTGAGCCAAGCTGGGATATGATGGCCGATTGCGACACGTTGCTCATGATTGGCAGTAGCTTCCCGTATTCCGAATTTTTGCCCAAAGAAGGACAGGCACGTGGGGTGCAGATCGATATCGACGGGCGAATGCTAAGCCTACGCTATCCGATGGAAGTAAACCTGCTTGGCGACAGTAAAGAAACCCTGAAAGAACTGCTGCCATTGATTACGTATAAGGATGATCGTTCGTGGCGAAAAACCATTGAAGAGGGTGTTAAAGACTGGTGGAAACTGCTGGAAGGCCGTGCCATGAACAAAGCCAATCCCATTAATCCGCAGCGGGTATTCTGGGAGCTTTCGCCTAAACTCCCCGACAACTGCATTCTGGCAGCCGATTCAGGAACATCGGCCAACTGGTTTGCCCGCGATCTGAAAATTCGGGATGGTATGATGGCGTCGTTGTCGGGCAATCTGGCTACCATGTGCCCCGGTGTTCCGTATGTTATTGCCGCTAAATTTGCCTACCCCGACCGCATTCCAATTGCGCTGGTGGGCGATGGGGCCATGCAAATGCTGGGTATCAACGGGTTGGTTACCATCAGTAAATACTGGAAACAGTGGAGCGACCCCCGATTGGTTATTCTGGTGCTCAACAATGGCGACCTGAATCAGGTGACCTGGGAGCAGCGGGTAATGGCGGGTAATCCAGAATATACCGGCTCGCAGGAAGTACCCGATTTCCCCTATGCGCGATATGCCGAAATGCTGGGCCTTAGAGGAGTGAGAGTCGATGATCCCGAACAGGTGGCTGCTGCCTGGGACGAGGTACTGTCGGCCGACAGGCCGGCTTTGCTGGAAGCTGTTGTCGACCCCAACGTGCCAACGCTGCCTCCGCACATCACCTACGATCAGATGTTTAATTTCTCAAAAACACTGCTCAAGGGCGACCCGAAAGAAGGGGGCGTTATTAAGCAAACCTTCAAGGAAGTAGTCGAAAATTATATGCCCCATAAAGGCTGATTCGCTAAATACTATGCTAATGCACTCCGACCGGATCAGGCATCTGTCGGTATCTGTTTATCGGATACCAACAGATGCGCCGGAATCGGACGGGACGCTACAATGGGACAGTACCACAATGGTGCTGGTCGAAATTGAGGCTGGCGATCAGCGGGGAATCGGCTATACCTATGCCGATGCATCGGTTGGGCAATTTATTCAGCAGAAACTGACTCCCATTGTCGTCGAACAGCATCCGTTCGATATTCCGGCCCTCTGGAAAGCAATGGCCAGTGCCATTCGCAATGAGGGGAGTTGTGGTATGGCCTATATGGCGCTTTCTGCGGTCGACACGGCACTTTGGGATCTGAAAGCCAAACTCTTGAATGTGCCGTTGGTACAACTGCTGGGCAGCGTGCGAAACAAGGCGATGGTGTATGGCAGTGGTGGCTTTACGTCCTATTCGCATGAGCAGCTACAGCACCAGCTTGGCAACTGGGCCAGCGAAGGGTTTAGCATGGTTAAGATGAAAATAGGCCGAAACCCTGATGCCGATCTCGAACGGGTACGCCTGGCAAAAGAAACCATTGGCACAAATGTAAGCCTGATGGTTGATGCCAACGGTGGCTATGAGGTTAAACAGGCGCTCGAAAAAGCGGAAAACTTCAGGCAGTATGGCATAAACTGGTTTGAAGAGCCCGTATCGTCCGACAATCTGAGTGGATTGGAGTTTATCCGAAACCACGCTCCTGCATCGATACGAATTGCGGCTGGCGAATACGGTTATTCGCTGGACTATTTTGCGCATATGCTTCATCATAAAGCCGTCGATGTATTGCAGGCCGACGCTACCCGGTGTGGTGGTATTACGGGTTTTCTGAAAGCGGGCTACCTGACCGAAGGCTATCAGTTGCCTTTTTCATTTCATTGTGCACCCGCTCTGCATCTGCATCCGTCGCTGGCGCTGAATGCCTTCTGGGTTGGTGAATATTTTCATGACCACGTCCGTATCGAAAACCTGTTTTTCGATGGCGTTCCGAAACCCGTTCATGGCTATCTATCGCCCGATCTGAGCCGACCCGGTTTGGGCCTTGAACTGAAACGGGCTGATGCTGAACCGTATAAACTAGAATGATTGAGTTGTTGAATGATTGAATTGCGGTCCGCCGTGTAGTTGGATCATTCAACAACTCAACAATTCAATAATTCAACCCTTCACATGGTAACCGAAACAGAACAACAAAGCCAGTCTACTTATAAAGAGCGAGTTGTTGTAGAGAACGCGACGGGCATTGATGTCGAAGCCCTCGAAGCGGATCTGCGACTTATGATCAAAGGCGAAGTCCGGTTCGACCGGGGAAGCCGGGCTACGTATTCGACCGATGGCTCCAACTATCGGCAGGTGCCTATTGGTGTAGTGCTTCCGCACGACGAAGACGATATTGTGCAAACCGTGGCGCTTTGTCGCCAATACGGAGCGCCTGTTCTGACGCGGGGCGGAGGGACCAGTCTGGCAGGGCAGGGTTGCAATGTAGCCGTGGTTATGGATTTGTCGAAGTATTACAATCGGATACTGGCGATCGATCCAAAGCAGAAAACCGTAACGGTTCAGCCCGGCATTGTGCTCGACAGTATGCGCGGCAAAACCGAAACGCAGTATGGGTTAACTTTTGGGCCTGACCCCGCCACGCACGACCATTGCACATTGGGCGGTATGCTGGGCAATAACTCCTGTGGTGTCCATTCCGTAATGGCGCAACATGCAGGGCTGGGGGCACGTGTTTCCGACAACACCCACTCGCTCACTATCCTGACCTACGATGGAACCATTATGGACGTTGGCCCAACCCCCGAAGATGAACTGGAACGGATTATTCGCACGGGTGGGCGTAAGGGTGAAATCTATGCGAAGCTGAAAGCCCTGCGCGACAGGTATGCCGATGTGATTCGGGCTAAAATGCCACAGATTCCCCGGCGTTCGTCAGGTTTTAATCTGGATGAATTGCTTCCCGAAAAAGGCTTCAACGTAGCACGGGCGCTGGTCGGAACAGAAGGTACCTGTGTGGTTATACTGGAAGCCACGCTTATGCTCCTGCCCAAACCGAAAGCCCGGTCGCTGCTGGTGCTGGGTTTTCCGGATGTGTATGCCGCCGGACACCATGCACCTATAGCCATGAAACATAAGCCCATTGGTCTCGAAGGAATGGATGAGAAACTGATTGGCTACATGAAAAAACGGGGGCTGAACGTCGACGATCTGCCTTTGTTACCCTCTGGTAAAGGCTGGTTGCTGGTTGAGTTTGGGGGCGATACCAAAGAGGAGTCCGACAACAAGGCCAAAGCGCTCATGGAGGAGTTTAAAAAGAGCGATAATCCCCCAACAATGAGTTTGTTCGATGATCCGAAGCAGGAGAAAAAACTCTGGGAAATTCGCGAATCAGGACTGGGCGCTACAGCCTTTGTGCCCGACATGCCCGATACCTGGCCGGGGTGGGAAGATTCGTCCATACCACCCGATAAAGTAGGCGACTATCTTAAGTCCCTGCGCGATCTCTTTCATAAGTATGGTTACGAAGCATCACTCTACGGGCATTTTGGGCAGGGATGTATTCACTGCCGCATCGACTTCGATCTGGTGACTGCCAAAGGCATTGATACCTACAAACGCTTTACGAACGAAGCGGCTAAACTGGTCGTTAGCTATGGTGGGTCGCTGTCGGGTGAGCACGGCGATGGACAGGCTCGCGCCGACTTGCTCGACATTATGTATGGGCCCGACATGATGCAGGCGTTTCGGGAGTTTAAAGCCATCTGGGACCCAACCGGCAAAATGAATCCGGGCAAAGCCATCGACGCCTATGGCCAGACCGAAAACCTGCGGCTGGGCACCGACTATAATCCACCCCAGGTGATGACCCATTTCAAATACCCCGACGATGATGGCAGTTTTGCCAGGGCAACACTCCGGTGTGTGGGCGTAGGCAAATGCCGCCATCACGAAGGCGGAACCATGTGCCCCAGCTATATGGTCACTCGCGAGGAAGAACATGCTACCCGTGGTCGTGCCCGACTACTGTTCGAAATGCTACAGGGTGAAGAACTGGCCGAAGGCTGGCATAGCGACAAGGTGAAAGAGGCCCTGGATTTGTGTTTGTCGTGCAAAGGCTGCCTGGGCGATTGTCCGGTGCATGTCGATATGGCGACCTACAAATCAGAGTTTTTGTCGCATTATTACGAACGAAAGCTTCGCCCACGCTCGGCCTATGCCTTTGGCCTGATCTACTGGTGGTCGCGGCTGGCGTCGCTCGTGCCCGAAGTCGTAAATTTCTTCATGCAGAATCCCATAACAGGTCGGTTGGCGAAACGGGCGGCTGGCGTTTCACAGAAGCGGACTATTCCTCAATTTGCCGAACAGACTTTCCGCGACTGGTACCGGCGCGAAACCAATGGGACGAAAACCGGCAAACCGCGCGTGATTCTGTGGGCCGATACGTTCAATAATTTCTTTCTGCCCGAAACCCTGGTGGCTGGTCACGAAGTACTCGAAGCGGCTGGGTTTGACGTAGTAGTTCCAAAGCAAATCCTGTGCTGTGGTCGTCCGCTATACGATTTTGGGATGCTCGATACGGCTAAAAATCTGCTCTACGACATCATGAATACCCTGCGCGACGACATTCGGGCAGGAACGCCCATCGTTGGACTGGAACCCAGTTGCGTGTCAGTATTTAAAAACGAGTTGTGCAACCTGTTTCCCGAACATGAAGATGCCAAACGCCTTCGGGAGCAAACGTTTACGCTGGCCGAATTTCTGGAAAAGAAAGCGCCCGACTTCAAACTGCCCGAACTGAAACGGAAGGCCATTGTGCATGGTCACTGCCATCACAAAGCGGTTATGAAAACCGAAGCAGAAGAAAAACTGCTGGGCGACCTCAAGCTCGACTACGAGATGCTGGATTCGGGTTGTTGCGGTATGGCGGGTTATTTTGGCTACCTCGACGGACAACAGTATGACGTTGGCCTGGCAGCCGGAGAACGCGTATTGTTACCCAAAGTTCGGGAGGCAGGCGACGATACGCTGGTAATTGCCGATGGGTTTAGTTGCCGCGAACAAATTGAGCAGGGTACGGATCGGCAGGGAATGCACCTTGCTCAGGTAATGCAGATGGCCCTACGCGAACAGAATGGAGCCAAAACCGGTGCATATCCCGAAAAGACCTATGTAAAGGGCATGAAGCTGTCCGGAAAAGCCGTCAGGAAAGAACGGCTGGCAGTATTAGCCGCAACTCTGGCAGGTGTTGCGCTGGGCTACTGGCTGGTGCAAAGGAAAGAATGAAAGAGTGCTGTGACCGCTGGATTGACTTACGATGCTATTGACCAACAATCGCCATGACTATGGAGTTAGGTAAGAAAACATGGGCTATTGCCGAAGGCTACATTCCGGCCTGGAGCCATGGTCCTGAGCCACAAATGACCAGCCACGAAGCAGCTTGCCTGCTGAATGCATCGGATCGGGATGCGCACGTGGAAATTATGATTTATTTCTCCGACCGGGAGCCGGTAGGTCCTTATAAAATCACGGTTGGTGCCCGACGCACCAAACACATACGGTTCAATAACCTGACCGATCCTGAGCCAGTTCCGGTCGATACTGACTATGCCAGTGTTATCCGATCCGATGTGCCGATTGTGGTGCAGCATACCCGGCTGGATTCCCGCCAGGATGCCAATGCGCTGATTTCGACCATTGCTTATACCGAATAAACGGGTGAAGTTTTTGACAGGATGAACAGGATTAATTCTGTGGAAAAAATCTCGTTCATCCTGTCGAAGAAAACGCAGATATGTATGAAATCGAAACTCATAAACGATGCCGAACAAAAGACCTATGCGCTGATTTTTGATAAAGGCGACGAGGTGATAGCCGGGTTAAAAGAGTTTGCTCAAAAAAACGATCTGACGGCCAGCCAGTTTACGGCCATTGGCGCATTCGATGAGGTGTTGCTGG harbors:
- a CDS encoding nucleoside hydrolase, which produces MNKIPVIIDCDPGHDDAVMLMLAVGSGRFDIKAITTSAGNQTQAKTLKNALKLKTLLNVDIPIYKGCDKPLFRDLIIADYVHGEMGMDGPILPEPEIKPESTSAIEAMAQILTESEENITLVPTGPLTNIATFLLAFPHLKSKIERISLMGGGGFRGNMTPTAEFNIYVDPEAASIVFHSGVPITMCGLDVTHKALVFQDDIERFRSAGNRTGVVIAELMDFFSIFYRRERPELEGGAALHDPCAIAWLIDPSMFQSKACHVDVELTGKLTTGTTVVDFFDVWKKTPNTEFVYDVDRQMYIDLIYNAILSLP
- a CDS encoding vitamin K epoxide reductase family protein, with protein sequence MEQNMGNRGVTRPMMHDPNGQPKGEPNGQMKGMGHQDQEHSMMHMDPKQRLDMLHKHHMQTLWIYWLVVLLGFWVLLAPLTFDYGKNPVMPSGGRSVWLPLAERVQALRWSDIVSGILLIIFGYRSLTPNRPISVWICCFVGIWLSMAPLVLWSPSAAAYLNDTLVGVLVIGFTVLVPGMPNMILYMEMGPDTPPGWSYNPSSWPQRWIMIVAGFMGWVVSRYLAAFQLGYLDHPWDPFFGQSTVNVLNSAMSHSLPVSDAGLGSFAYTFEFLMGWMGSSARWRTMPWMVTFFGILVIPLGLVHIFLVISQPLVVGYWCSFCILAALIMLPMIPLEVDEVIAMVQYMKQATQKGGRFWTVFWKGGGVDEGEMDKRSPELVTFPDQQGAVFQASIWGMSFPWTLTVSMLLGIWLVFSPYVVGVPIQTAAASLNHLCGALVVVVSVISMGEVLRIGRYLNVMLGVAIAGGIWFAGNAPIALSINDLVAGLLIVALAIPRGLITEQYGSWDKYVK
- a CDS encoding NAD(P)-dependent oxidoreductase; protein product: MVNQKKVIIVTGSSGLIGSELIRKLASTYTMVGFDRAGPPYPPKEAVCISADMTDKSSIEAALAQVRGQFGHHIVSVVHLAAYYDFSGEPSPLYEKLTVQGTKHLLEALQPFEVEQFVFSSSMLIYKPTTPGHPLNENAPVEPAWDYPKSKVKTEQLIHDLHGHIPSVILRIAGLYTEMGHSVPVVHQIQRIYERTLTSHFYSGDTDSGNAYVHLDDVVEAIALTIDKRHELGSEAVFNIGEEKSVSYAEIQETTGQVLYGTDWTTIELPKLLAKVGAYAQDLVGDPFIKPWMIDRADDHYELNIDRAKQQLGWQPRHSLSKTLPLIVENLKQTPNQWYKENGLELPAEQER
- a CDS encoding SDR family oxidoreductase; translated protein: MKTKKVVVVTGASAGLGRAIVREFAKQGANIGLIARGLEGLEGAKREVEACGGRALICPLDVANADAVDKAADEIEATFGPIDVWVNNAMNSVFSPISEMKPEEYKRVTEVTYLGQVYGALAALKRMRPRNRGSIIFVGSALAYRGIPLQSAYCGSKHAIQGFYDSLRAELLHEKSGIHTCMVQLPAMNTTQFGFVRSKLPKKPKPMGTIYEPEVAARAIVYASESDHRELYVGWPTVEAIVGNKIAPSIGDWELARSGYKGQMTNEPEDPTRPDNLWEPLPGDHGAHGPFTSQSWSFSPQFWLSKNKAPITAFALALVAGVLWGK
- a CDS encoding SPW repeat protein; its protein translation is MLARLINTLIGIWLTASPDILHLDQKAAINEHIAGPVAASVAIIAMSESVRSFRYVNTLVGFWLLMAPWILGYQDSAAVLNEMLAGALLVSLSLVKGKIHQRFGGGWRSLLMHSDK
- a CDS encoding vitamin K epoxide reductase family protein — encoded protein: MTTETYPITSETGIPPGWSYNPSTWGQRIPLLAIALIGMGISLYLGLYQLQVISTVWDPFFGSASSATILHSTFSRILPIPDALLGSIGYLLDAISGIIGNTRRWKTMPWIVILFGIAVGPLGITSLFLVIAQPVFFHAWCSLCLASAVLSIFMIGPAMDEILASLLYLQRVKRSGYSVWKAFWGDTDLSSTIN
- a CDS encoding STAS/SEC14 domain-containing protein, whose product is MIQPIDFQSDNIVGLRMTDKITEADIKPWATLLDQKSHATDKLRVYIEYEDVDAITLKAALQDLKFDVTHLGDFEKAALVSDKSWTNLPAFVANMLPNLDAKQFSPSEKEKARQWITS